A DNA window from Pseudorasbora parva isolate DD20220531a chromosome 19, ASM2467924v1, whole genome shotgun sequence contains the following coding sequences:
- the LOC137048369 gene encoding uncharacterized protein: MVRGAIEAVSPAEMKSGFYSPFFIVPKKSRNLALNGVAVQSSLGHPQGDAQHAVDGNRDSIYAKGSCTITKTEFNPWWRVDLGNVYSISNITVTNRADCCKDRLRGAQIRIGNKLDNNGNNNELAATILTAPNGSETFSFESVSGRYVNIFLPGNDEILTLCEVEVFAGEGNLALGAPAVQSTTYPQAGATLAVDGNRNSNFNLGSCSATDGDMSPWWRVDLQEIHAVTRVSITNRGDAVAERINGAQIRIGNSLENNGNNNALAATVVSIPLGVAKTFEFKPIRGRYVNIFIPERSEYLTLCEVEVFAD; this comes from the exons atgGTGAGGGGTGCAATCGAGGCCGTCTCTCCAGCTGAGATGAAGTCTGGCTTCTACAGCCCCTttttcattgtacccaagaagaGCA GAAATCTTGCTCTCAATGGTGTAGCCGTGCAGTCATCCTTAGGACACCCACAGGGAGATGCTCAACACGCAGTCGATGGAAACAGAGACTCAATTTACGCGAAGGGCTCATGCACTATCACTAAAACTGAGTTCAATCCATGGTGGAGAGTTGATCTTGGAAATGTCTACAGTATAAGCAACATTACCGTCACTAATCGTGCAGACTGTTGCAAAGATCGACTTAGAGGAGCTCAGATTCGTATTGGGAACAAGCTGGACAACAACGGAAACAACAATGAGCT GGCTGCAACTATTCTCACTGCTCCTAATGGCTCAGAAACATTTTCGTTCGAGTCTGTTAGTGGCCGATATGTCAACATTTTTTTACCTGGGAATGATGAAATCCTCACACTGTGTGAGGTCGAGGTGTTTGCAGGTGAGG GGAATCTTGCTCTTGGAGCCCCAGCTGTCCAGTCTACCACTTACCCTCAAGCAGGAGCTACATTAGCTGTCGATGGCAACAGGAACTCAAATTTCAATCTTGGGTCATGCAGTGCAACTGATGGGGACATGAGCCCCTGGTGGAGAGTTGACCTGCAGGAAATCCACGCAGTAACCAGAGTCAGCATCACTAATCGAGGAGATGCTGTTGCAGAGAGGATAAATGGTGCTCAGATCCGCATCGGCAACAGCCTGGAAAATAATGGCAACAATAATGCGCT AGCTGCAACTGTCGTGTCCATCCCACTTGGAGTGGCaaaaacatttgagtttaaGCCTATTAGGGGCCGATATGTCAACATTTTTATACCTGAGCGCAGTGAATATCTCACACTGTGTGAGGTCGAGGTGTTTGCAG ATTGA
- the LOC137047985 gene encoding fucolectin-4-like encodes MISRMAVRVILFLTLFTGLCVADSTVKDTTSCPCSSGPRNLALGAPAVQSSTHPVLKADARNAVDGNRNSVLDSGSCSHTDEDMSPWWRVDLLDVYTVTRVSITNRGDAFAKRINGAQIRIGNSLENNGNNNELAAIVVSIAHGETKTFDILPIHGRYVNIFIPGRSEYLTLCEVEVFGDKYTSAYTCAPRNLALGATAVQSSTHPVLKAAAKSAVDGNRNSILDSRSCSHTDEDMSPWWRVELPEVSEVTRVSITNRGDAFAKRINGAQIRIGNSLENNGNSNELAATVESIPHGETKTFKFRPIKGRYVNIVIPGRSEFLTLCEVEVFAD; translated from the exons ATGATTTCCAG GATGGCTGTACGTGTGATTTTGTTTCTGACACTTTTTACTGGGCTGTGTGTTGCTGATTCTACAG TAAAGGACACAACATCGTGCCCTTGCTCTAGTGGTCCAA GGAATCTTGCTCTTGGAGCCCCAGCTGTCCAGTCTTCCACACACCCGGTGCTCAAGGCAGATGCTCGAAATGCTGTTGATGGCAACAGGAATTCAGTTCTGGATAGTGGATCATGCAGTCATACTGATGAGGACATGAGCCCCTGGTGGAGAGTTGACCTGCTGGACGTCTACACAGTAACCAGGGTTAGCATCACTAATCGTGGAGATGCTTTTGCAAAGAGGATAAATGGTGCTCAGATCCGCATCGGCAACAGCCTGGAAAATAATGGCAACAATAATGAGCT AGCTGCAATTGTTGTGTCCATAGCACACGGAGAGACAAAAACCTTTGATATTTTGCCTATTCATGGGCGATATGTGAACATTTTCATTCCTGGGCGCAGTGAATATCTCACACTGTGTGAGGTCGAGGTGTTTGGAG ATAAGTACACATCAGCGTACACTTGTGCTCCAA GGAATCTTGCTCTTGGAGCCACAGCTGTCCAGTCTTCCACACACCCGGTGCTCAAAGCAGCTGCTAAAAGTGCTGTTGATGgcaacagaaattcaattctgGATAGTAGATCATGCAGTCATACTGATGAGGACATGAGCCCCTGGTGGAGAGTTGAGTTGCCAGAAGTCTCAGAGGTAACCAGAGTCAGCATCACTAATCGTGGAGATGCTTTTGCAAAGAGAATAAATGGTGCTCAGATCCGCATCGGCAACAGCCTGGAAAATAATGGCAACAGTAATGAGCT AGCTGCAACTGTAGAGTCCATCCCACATGGAGAgacaaaaacatttaagtttaggCCTATTAAGGGCCGATATGTCAATATTGTTATCCCTGGACGCAGTGAATTTCTCACACTGTGTGAGGTCGAGGTGTTTGCAG ATTGA